From a single Nicotiana tabacum cultivar K326 chromosome 8, ASM71507v2, whole genome shotgun sequence genomic region:
- the LOC142162951 gene encoding uncharacterized protein LOC142162951: MPGYAKMMKDLMSLKFDFQDLATVTLTQTCSAVVTRPIAEKLSDPGSFTIPCTIGDFAFAKALCDLGANINLMPLAIYKRLGIGRARPTSILLQLADKTVGKFVFPADFVILDCKVDEEIPIILGRPFLATGRALIDCETGELKLRLNDEEITFNVQKSIRRPSEFAN; this comes from the exons ATGCctgggtatgcaaaaatgatgaaggacttaatGTCCCTAAAATTTGATTTTCAAGACTTAGCCACAGTTACTCTCACCCAGACCTGTAGTGCagtggtgactagaccaattgcGGAAAAGCTATCTGACCCAGGGAGCTTTACAATCCCATGCACTATTGGTGATTTTGCCTTTGCTAAAGCACTGTGTGATCTAGGGGCCAACattaatcttatgcccctggcAATTTATAAAAGGCTGggtattggaagagctagacccacctctatattgttgcagctggctgacaAGACG gtagggaaatttgtgttccctgcagattttgtaaTCTTAGATTGTAAAGTAGAtgaagagattcccataattttgggaagaccattccTGGCCACGGGGAGAGCTTTAATCGATTGTGAAACTGGGGAGTTAAAGTTGAGGTTGAACGATGAAGAAATAACATTCAACGTGCAGAAATCTATaaggcgaccaagtgaattcgccaattgA